The following proteins are encoded in a genomic region of Burkholderia cepacia:
- a CDS encoding GNAT family N-acetyltransferase, with protein sequence MTAAASSLEPPTLSGERIVLRPLDASDRQALLDAAADGELWNLKVTVVPGAETVDAYIDTALQGRAAGTVMPFVIVDRASGRVIGSTRFWKIDRKNRKLEIGHTWLSESAQRTRANTEAKWLLLAYAFDTLQCVRVQFTTDELNEKSRAAILRLGAKQEGIVRHERIMPDGRKRNSVRFSIIDDEWPEVSARLRAKLAT encoded by the coding sequence ATGACCGCCGCAGCGTCCTCCCTCGAACCACCGACCCTCTCCGGCGAACGCATCGTACTGCGGCCGCTCGATGCATCCGACCGGCAGGCGCTGCTCGATGCCGCGGCCGACGGCGAGTTGTGGAACCTGAAGGTCACGGTCGTGCCGGGCGCGGAGACGGTCGACGCTTATATCGATACCGCGTTGCAGGGGCGCGCGGCCGGCACCGTGATGCCGTTCGTGATCGTCGATCGCGCATCGGGCCGAGTGATCGGCAGCACACGTTTCTGGAAGATCGACCGCAAGAATCGCAAGCTCGAGATCGGCCATACGTGGCTGAGCGAATCGGCGCAGCGCACGCGCGCGAATACCGAAGCGAAGTGGTTGCTGCTGGCTTATGCGTTCGACACGCTGCAATGTGTGCGCGTGCAGTTCACGACCGACGAGCTGAACGAGAAATCGCGCGCGGCGATTCTGCGGCTCGGGGCGAAACAGGAAGGGATCGTGCGCCACGAGCGGATCATGCCCGATGGCCGCAAGCGCAATTCGGTGCGCTTCAGCATCATCGACGACGAATGGCCGGAAGTGAGTGCGCGGCTGAGAGCGAAGCTTGCGACGTAA
- a CDS encoding LysR family transcriptional regulator, which translates to MLTHRHIEVFRALMVTGSTTRAAEMLYTSQPTISRELARMEQVVGFALFERTHGRLRPTMAALTLFDDVRLAYVGLERVAATAARLREFRDGQLSVIALPAFSHAILPGAARRFHDAHAGVSISVETQESPMLEEWLTAQRYDLGLTEHDIAPAGTVLTPLLEVDEVCVLPDGHPLLAQDAIDLLDLADLPFVSLSLNDPYRILIDEAFAQLGVAPRSVVDTPSAVSVCAFVRQGLGAAIVNPLTALDFVGRDLHVRPLTRSFPYRVSMIVPEHRPKNLLVDAFADALRGEAKAIRRRLAAHLG; encoded by the coding sequence ATGCTCACGCACCGTCATATCGAGGTATTCCGCGCGCTGATGGTCACCGGCAGCACGACGCGTGCGGCCGAGATGCTGTACACGTCGCAGCCGACGATCAGCCGCGAGCTCGCGCGGATGGAGCAGGTCGTCGGCTTCGCGCTGTTCGAGCGCACGCACGGCCGGCTGCGGCCGACGATGGCCGCGCTCACGCTGTTCGACGACGTGCGGCTCGCGTATGTGGGGCTTGAACGCGTCGCGGCGACGGCCGCGCGCCTGCGCGAGTTTCGCGACGGCCAGCTGTCGGTGATCGCGCTGCCGGCGTTCTCGCACGCGATCCTGCCCGGTGCGGCCCGCCGATTTCACGACGCGCATGCAGGCGTCAGCATCTCGGTCGAAACGCAGGAATCGCCGATGCTCGAAGAGTGGCTCACCGCGCAGCGTTATGACCTCGGGCTGACCGAGCACGACATCGCGCCGGCCGGCACCGTGCTCACGCCGCTGCTCGAAGTCGACGAAGTGTGCGTGCTGCCCGACGGCCATCCGCTGCTCGCGCAGGACGCGATCGACCTGCTCGATCTCGCCGATCTCCCGTTCGTGAGCCTGTCGCTGAACGATCCGTACCGCATCCTGATCGACGAGGCGTTCGCGCAACTCGGCGTCGCGCCGCGCTCGGTGGTCGATACGCCGTCGGCCGTGTCGGTGTGCGCGTTCGTGCGGCAGGGGCTCGGCGCCGCGATCGTCAATCCGCTGACCGCGCTCGATTTCGTCGGGCGCGACCTGCATGTGCGGCCGCTCACGCGATCGTTTCCGTACCGCGTCAGCATGATCGTGCCCGAACACCGGCCGAAGAATCTGCTCGTCGATGCATTCGCCGATGCGCTGCGCGGCGAGGCGAAGGCGATCCGCCGCAGGCTGGCCGCGCACCTTGGCTAG
- a CDS encoding substrate-binding domain-containing protein — MHAQAALTASATRPPLARRAALWLAAVALASAALPAEAADLRVMISGGFTAAYKQLGPGFTASSGDTLDTISGPSMGQSKEAIPNRLARGEKADVLIMVGYALDQLIKEGKVIPASRVELADSRIGMVVRAGAPKPDIGTVDQLKAVLLRAKSVAYSDSASGVYVEKEMFRKLGVEDQVKPKAKMIPRIPVASVVANGDYEIGFQQVSELLPVPGVTYAGKVPESVQSVTRFAGGIPVGADHPEDAKKLLDYLASPQAQATVQATGLDSVTMSPAQ, encoded by the coding sequence ATGCACGCCCAAGCCGCACTCACCGCCTCTGCGACCCGGCCTCCCCTCGCGCGCCGCGCCGCGCTCTGGCTCGCCGCCGTCGCGCTCGCGTCCGCCGCGCTGCCGGCCGAAGCGGCCGACCTGCGTGTGATGATCTCCGGCGGCTTCACGGCCGCATACAAGCAATTGGGTCCCGGCTTCACGGCGTCATCCGGCGACACGCTCGACACGATCTCCGGCCCGTCGATGGGCCAGTCGAAGGAAGCGATTCCGAATCGCCTCGCGCGCGGCGAGAAAGCCGACGTATTGATCATGGTCGGCTATGCGCTCGACCAGTTGATCAAGGAAGGCAAGGTGATTCCCGCGTCACGCGTCGAGCTCGCCGATTCGCGGATCGGGATGGTCGTGCGCGCCGGTGCGCCGAAGCCCGACATCGGCACCGTCGACCAGTTGAAGGCCGTGCTGCTGCGCGCGAAATCGGTCGCGTATTCGGACAGCGCGAGCGGCGTCTACGTCGAAAAGGAAATGTTCCGCAAGCTCGGCGTCGAGGATCAGGTGAAGCCCAAGGCGAAGATGATCCCGCGCATCCCGGTTGCGTCCGTCGTCGCGAACGGCGACTACGAAATCGGCTTCCAGCAGGTCAGCGAACTGCTGCCGGTGCCGGGCGTCACGTATGCGGGCAAGGTGCCCGAATCGGTGCAGTCGGTCACGCGCTTCGCAGGCGGCATTCCGGTCGGCGCCGATCATCCCGAAGACGCGAAGAAGCTGCTCGACTATCTCGCGTCGCCGCAGGCGCAAGCGACAGTGCAGGCAACAGGGCTCGATTCGGTGACAATGTCCCCCGCCCAATAA
- a CDS encoding DUF4142 domain-containing protein, producing MNRFPHISRLALSAAGLLLVAVTATAQTAQPAPAAPAAPAAAATRIHEADQAFITDGTKTVSTQHDAARIADSRTSDSQVKAFAQRVSADDEKIIQAMRAASPRGVDVPANDPDTAVLSSIKNLRGAEFDKAYIEQVALAGQQKAISAFQAEIASGRDTKLKEVARQSLPILQAHYADAQKLAQRHHLASAQ from the coding sequence ATGAACCGCTTTCCCCACATCTCGCGCCTTGCTTTGTCTGCCGCTGGCCTGCTTCTCGTCGCCGTAACGGCGACCGCGCAAACCGCCCAACCGGCACCCGCGGCACCTGCCGCGCCGGCCGCCGCCGCGACGCGCATCCACGAAGCCGACCAGGCCTTCATCACGGACGGCACGAAGACCGTGTCGACGCAGCACGACGCCGCACGTATCGCCGATTCGCGCACGTCGGACAGCCAGGTCAAGGCGTTCGCGCAACGCGTGTCGGCCGACGACGAGAAGATCATCCAGGCGATGCGCGCGGCGAGCCCGCGCGGCGTCGACGTGCCGGCCAACGACCCGGACACCGCCGTGCTGAGCAGCATCAAGAACCTGCGCGGCGCCGAGTTCGACAAGGCGTATATCGAGCAGGTCGCACTTGCCGGCCAGCAGAAGGCGATCTCGGCATTCCAGGCCGAAATCGCATCGGGACGCGACACGAAGCTGAAGGAAGTCGCACGCCAGTCGCTGCCGATCCTGCAGGCGCACTACGCGGACGCGCAGAAGCTCGCGCAGCGTCACCACCTCGCATCGGCGCAGTAA
- a CDS encoding HAD hydrolase-like protein: MTFRLIAFDFDGTLADSLDSFLAALSEASRLHGFRDATPELRPALRGMSARDIIRALDVPMWKVPRVTIDMRRLMQPRVAQVRLFPGVDATFDALATRGIRIAIATSNTEDIVRDRLGPRASARVDTFACGIPLFGKARRLRALVREAGVRADEVLYVGDEIRDADAAQRARIAFQGVAWGYTAPDALQAHCATPLLPRLEALLDRV, translated from the coding sequence ATGACCTTCCGCCTCATCGCATTCGACTTCGACGGCACGCTCGCCGATTCGCTCGACAGCTTTCTCGCGGCGCTGTCGGAAGCGTCGCGCCTGCACGGCTTTCGCGACGCCACGCCCGAGCTGCGCCCCGCGTTGCGCGGCATGTCGGCGCGCGACATCATTCGCGCGCTCGACGTGCCGATGTGGAAAGTGCCGCGCGTGACGATCGACATGCGCCGCCTGATGCAGCCGCGCGTCGCGCAGGTGAGGCTGTTCCCCGGCGTCGACGCAACGTTCGATGCGCTCGCCACGCGCGGCATCCGCATCGCGATCGCCACGTCCAACACCGAAGACATCGTGCGCGACCGGCTCGGCCCGCGTGCCAGCGCGCGGGTCGACACCTTCGCATGCGGCATTCCGCTGTTCGGCAAGGCGCGTCGCCTGCGCGCACTCGTTCGCGAGGCCGGTGTGCGTGCCGACGAAGTGCTGTACGTCGGCGATGAAATCCGCGATGCCGACGCGGCGCAACGTGCACGCATTGCATTCCAGGGCGTAGCGTGGGGCTACACCGCACCCGACGCATTGCAGGCACATTGTGCGACACCGTTGCTGCCGCGCCTCGAAGCTTTGCTCGATCGCGTGTGA
- a CDS encoding DUF4087 domain-containing protein: MKIARARCAMWVLAAAFASTAATAVAAAPVKRCGWLENPTPANWWLVDKDGSWTLSTMGSEPVPGLDEMPDMSKQGWVVTNAGEHGYGCACLDLEIDPHTRDVTRIVAAKPLPLKRCKADKTLPAPW; the protein is encoded by the coding sequence ATGAAAATCGCTCGTGCCCGTTGTGCGATGTGGGTTCTCGCGGCGGCGTTCGCGTCGACCGCCGCAACGGCGGTGGCCGCCGCGCCGGTAAAACGCTGCGGATGGCTCGAGAACCCGACGCCGGCCAACTGGTGGCTGGTCGACAAGGACGGCAGCTGGACGCTGTCGACCATGGGCAGCGAGCCGGTGCCGGGCCTCGACGAGATGCCCGACATGTCGAAGCAGGGCTGGGTCGTCACGAATGCCGGGGAGCACGGCTACGGCTGCGCGTGCCTCGACCTGGAGATCGATCCGCACACGCGCGACGTGACGAGGATCGTGGCTGCGAAGCCGCTTCCGCTGAAGCGTTGCAAGGCCGACAAGACGTTGCCGGCGCCGTGGTGA